The stretch of DNA CGAATTATTTTTCAGTTTCAtcgttttattttcttctatcaaataatttattttagtgtcAATCTAATTAGCATgagcttaattaattattgaaatcTAGATACTACATGTCTCGTTTTTAtccataaacaataaaaaaactaaacttTAATTTGCTTTTAGGGTATCCGCTGTCCCAcagataatttttaaatttgattttttatgtcaAAAATCCATGCATCAAATCAGATAATTATCccattttaattgaattataaTGGTTCAATATATTCGTAGATTCGAATAGtgttattattcttattttaaaaagatcttTGTACAAAAATTTTCACATACGAGCAattgaaataataatttatcCTGATAGAGATTTTGGCATTCATCCATACATTCTTTCAATTCagatgaaataagagaagatgaAGTCCAACCCGGTTTAGAATTTGTGTCTTGAAATTCAGCAATAGCATAACGAGTAATTATAATCACTCCAATTATAATCAATATTCCTAATGTATGAATTACACTTTTCTttgccatatatatatataccctcttcttgttttttttttcttgtaatgaGAAATTTACAATAGACTTATACTTTATTTACATGggcttataataataataatataatatttatcaatATGATTATATACAATATAATAATCCAAGCACTACTCAGACATTTCTATATCTTAGTTTATGGCCCTTCTCTATaataaacaaaagaataaatgtTTGGTTGTAGTGAAGCGTTGTTTTGGAAcgatttcttattttaatttagctaGGTTGCCTTTTGAGTTCAACAATAGTCATAATATAATaatgttaataaatatattgaacATCAAAggacattaaatattaaatattagcCGAAATAAGGGAAAAGCTACATgcctaaaataaagaatattaaaaatataatatttggtATATGTAATGATGATAATAGTGATGACAAAAAATGCTCcaattatatatatgaaaaataaataacatgaTAAATTGGTTGTTTCCTAGTTGATGCCACACATAACAAAGTCCTCTTTTATTAACGAGTTAGGAACATTATTAACACAGACTCATTTGAGCAAGTAGCTTATATGaaataaacttttttaaaaaatattaatttaatttaaattcataagCTAAGACACACAAGGTAATTAACtccatatatataattattctgCATTAATTTCCTAtgaatacaaataataataataaggaagaggaggaggaaaaaaaacccaaaatataattaactaaaGAACTTATTATGTACAAATGGAATCAATGTAATAAACTAACCCcgagcattattattattattattatttttaatttgccatgtatatatgtatatgatttttatttggGTTTAAGCTCAGCAACCATGATAAGATCAGTGTGTCCAACTTTTTTCCTCATAGAGCCTGTTAATTTGGCTGCATCCACATTATCCCCAATCACCACcacttcatctttttctttcccttctatTCCCACAAAATCCACACCATaagtattgttaaaattaaaattatatttttttatattttagtaatatttttttaaaagaatacttttaaaaaaatattatttaataataaaaaatattattttaattttagcaatactttttaaaatacaTAGTCACTATAATCACTATAATATAGATATACTAAAATGACCCATAATAAAAATgtttaagaaaaattttaattaatgctAAGAATTTTAAGAATTAAACTGAATATTATCTTGTATATAtacagatttttttattttatttttttattgaagatATAGAGCCTCAAATTTGCAATCTCTTAGGAGAATATAGGGAGATTATGTCATTcgagttataatttattggtagatttttttattttattaataaaatcatcATGAATATGTATAAATTTCGTTTAACAAATCTTATAAGCGAAAACTGctaattagaaattaaagaatgaaaattttaagttttccATATATCAAAAGATTTAACTTGTCTAATAGccatttttcaagaaaaaaaaaaaagagggtgaAGATTAAGGTAGATAAAATcagaattttacataaaattaaaagaataaattaaatgtgtaaaatgtaaaattttaacaaaatttaaattgtaaaatagttaaatttaataaaaattttataaaattaattgatttatttaaaattgtaatatCAAAATATGTTAAGAGTAAAATTGAGATTTTAGCTATTATGGTGAAGACTAACCGTTTGTTCCTGAAGCAACGGTGAGTGCTTTAGCCCTACACTTGTCGCACTTCATTTGCACCTTCATCACAATCTTTTGCtgcatataaataattatttaattagaaaCCATCatgaaattcaattaaaaatattaataatgaacAAAAGTACCTTCATGTTGTTTAATTTTCAGTGTGAATATAACTCAGAGCtcaaaggaaattaaaattacaaCTATGTCCAAACAGAGCATAAAAATCTTAACTTCCTCTGCAAGCATTCTAGACTTATATAGAACACTCAAGAAGACATTTTAAGACTAATCTGTTTGAATGTCTTTGTCAAGTTGATGAATATGTGTGAAGGggattttccttttcctttttttaaatattaattcattttattttgttgtgaAATTGTTGACTAGTTTTGGAAATGTTGTGCACAGCTggaggataaaaataaaaaagaaaagaaaatattttgaacttttttaattatatttattgacAAAGATTAGTGAGGAAGATAATCTGCCTGTATCTTTTGATTAGAATATATTAGGTATGGTCTGAGGTTTATAACATAACTTGTGGTTGTGAAAACTTGATATTTCTTTTATTAGAAGGCGACAAAtaaatagcataaaaaaaattccttTTTATATCTATTATTGCATAAAAAgcatttaaaaataacatttgTTAACCaaattccattttttttttgttttccaatagCATAGGTGCACAGAAATTGATTACTTCATTCTTTGTATATTTTGGACGTTTGGTTAGTGAAATTAGGTACACACGGGAGTCAAGCTAATCTTAACTGCCATGGGTATTATGgcataataacaaaataaatatagggttgaaatctgaatttctcttaactattttcttaaaTCATAACGCATATCCTTAATGCCCTCATAGAACCTTCTAAGCAGCTTCATAACTCCCAATAAATTGGGCTTGCCTTTATTAATATGGGCTGTTTAACCAACTTAAATTGATCGAGTGGCCAgctcatttttatgtttaagtattagaaattattagaaattcaaattttatcttgtcGCATTGAGTAATTTATTGGTCAACGGTAAACTTTTAAATGAAACTCAGATCTGTCGGACAAAAAGATATCGTGgacaaaaaaaaatccataCATAACCCAACTTGAGTTTATTAGGTAATAGCTCGTTTCTTCTTCGCTTAAACTATTAAACAAATATTAAGAATTTGAATCTCACtttatgtataaataattaattaatcagtaataaatttttaaataaaattttaattcgtGAAAACTTATTCTTTGATTTATCAAATTTGAGAATActctaaaaaaattgtattcatAAATGACTAATAAACTTAAGGGTTTGATTAACAAATGTGTCggttaaatttttctttattttgtatataataaACATTTTggaaacatattttttttctagtcttttagtataaattttttacatttaacACGTAAATGATGGAAGTATTATTCAATCACAACGTAACAACACAATCATTGTTCAAATCTGTTAATTGAAATGGGAAAATTGCTCTGGATCTCTCTGCCATTAAAACTTAAATGGTAAATGCCTTAGGGGAGTACAACAAAGCATTCAATGCATGTAATAAGTTTctacaaaaacaactaaacaaaAATGTTTAAAAGCGAATTCTCTGGTGCCTTGagaatttttgtcaaatttgccgaaattttattaattaactgGATTTAACCTCTGCTAAGCTTATGATATTAGTTTGTCCAACTTTTTTCCTGAGAGAATTTGTCAACTTAACAGGATCAACCCCATCTCCAATAACTACCATGTTCTTCTTTTCGTCTCCCTCTATTCCCACAAAATCCACTCCTGCATTTAACCAACACCAAAATATTCATATTACTACTACAACAATGTCATGCATTGAAATGTTTTTATCGactaaattcaattaaattagtctaacatcaacaaaaatcaattataaatagtattatttttaattttattatttaacttagtTAAATTTAGTccataaaaaaaacttaaatatgtAGTATTATTCTTACTGCTATAACTACTAACTAATAAGTAATTACAtacatttgttttattttctaaacATTCAATTATTCAGTTGCTCCTTGTAATTTTAAcaagtttataattaattttttatactctttctcttttaatttggtCCGTacaatacttttaattttataataaaaaaattttagtgtaaaaaatgttaaatttaattgaatattttttataaattaaaagtattcataattaaaaatttaattagaactttgatcatatattttttgagagaaatattttgttaattttaaaatttttaacataaaaaagacttaattataaaatttaaagtagtgtaaaaattcaattaaaaaaatataaaaatttaattataaatttaataaaattataaaaatttacNNNNNNNNNNNNNagaataattaaattttttttaaactataaatgtgaattttaactaattaGTTACATTAAAAAATCATTGTATTCGGATACAATATATTTTCTATACAATTAATTAgtgtttaatatattaaatcagGTGAAAATTCTATGTAGTTATATATTAATACAATCGAGAAAtatcatatctatcttttaCAATTGGttactaatatatattatttaattgaacCGACTACATGACACACGTATCTTCAAATGAGATTCTaccattaaattaattaaattaatattttatttcaatttgacTAACCGTTTGCTGAAGCAGCAACCTTGAGTGCCTTTGTTCTGCATTTCTGGCAATTCATGTGGACCTGCATCACAATCTTTTGCTACAAACACAATAAAccatattataaataataaaataaaagaatttaaaattatatatgtatatgcaaggtttattatatatatttaccttcattttcttttatgtgAAAGCTAATACTAGGTGGTTGTTGTTACAACTTTCAAGAGTTCAGAAATTAGAACCAGTTTCAATTTGATGTATGCGATGAGAATGTAGTGAGAGTTGGGTATTTATAATATATGCAAGTGAGACATGAGTAGCTAGAGTTGATGCAAAACCGAGTAAAATTAAATAACGTGGACCCTGGATTTTAAGAAATGAAATCAATTAAAGTAATGCTAAGTCAAGTCAAGGGAAAGTACAGGGAAAATTAACGGGGATTATTAACATATAAATCAATCAAGTAGTAATAAAAGTGGTGGTACTTTAGAAAAATAAAGGTTGGGTATTTTATGAGTGAACACTTGTTAAAGATATAGAAGCAGAAGCTAAGCTTTTTTAAGgagaaagtaattttttttatgagtaaTTACTTAAATCGGTtctcaataattttaaaaatgaacattttaatttttaaaaaaaattaatatataaaaatatttttaagattttattttgatagataaatcaatttttaatttattttttaacagaataattatttagatcagtttttaaaaatttcaaaaacaaatattttaatcataaaaaaattaatacataaatcaatttttaacatttttttcatCAGACATAATAGTCATCTATcccaaaaaaagtaaaataaaattaggacCTGGGCCTTAGTATTGGGTCAAGGTatgaacaataataataataatattcaataaaattattagagattattttacaagaaatttaaaattgaaattatttgatatttttgtatttaatataattaaaagatgtcttattttaaaaaatatttgtattaaaaaaatattttagtttggatttcaaaatatcattattcACCTTACTTGTTTCTAACGAATAGAGTGTATTAATATGCTAGTGTCATCATCCACATGTATAAAGttaagttaataataataaatgttgacatatattaaaagtaaaatgGACGGGAGATTATCtaacagaaaaaaaatgttagggattaatctgtgtattaatttttttggaattaaaatgtcttcttttaaaatatttagtaacTAATTTGGATATAATTATTCTGTCGGAAAATAAACTGGAAACTGATTTATCTGCTggagtaaaattttaaaagtgatctgtatattaattttttatagaacTAAAATGTCCA from Arachis duranensis cultivar V14167 chromosome 4, aradu.V14167.gnm2.J7QH, whole genome shotgun sequence encodes:
- the LOC107483014 gene encoding disease resistance protein Pik-1-like, with translation MKQKIVMKVQMKCDKCRAKALTVASGTNGVDFVGIEGKEKDEVVVIGDNVDAAKLTGSMRKKVGHTDLIMVAELKPK
- the LOC107483016 gene encoding heavy metal-associated isoprenylated plant protein 47, encoding MKQKIVMQVHMNCQKCRTKALKVAASANGVDFVGIEGDEKKNMVVIGDGVDPVKLTNSLRKKVGQTNIISLAEVKSS